One Tolypothrix bouteillei VB521301 DNA window includes the following coding sequences:
- a CDS encoding rhomboid family intramembrane serine protease: MDLNHLLIWLVCLSCVSTIVNAALISAKNNRGWIAISVVVLSVTAISAYATPAAAGLIGGFLWVILIVAPNIGNRKVDQLSAQQNFGQASKLAKFISLLHPADGWRERPELLRALELAQNGNFAEASAILERHKSAQTPTGRSAIATLYQIEGRWEDLLLWVQDNLSAETLRKDFDTLNSYLRALGETGNLNSMLLTWERYERTFEKILNIRTRNLARLFVFAFCGETQQVMKLLSSSLFNYSDTIKIFWLATADQAAGKDIIAREQFLSISDGSDLRIQKAVARRLSNPVVEAETVLTERSKQILSRISTEMESEARYNGRVGVKPRQPFATYLIIGLNLLVFGLEVKLGGSTNLDNLYNLGALVPKEVVAGEWWRLFAAAFLHYGFLHLALNMLGLYLFGRLVEFAIGLPRFVLLYFTSAIGSMLAVTFMSLKGYSQTNFAVGASGCVMGLVGAFAAILLLDWQRKKTRIAARSLRGIITLIVLQVIFDLTTPQISFVGHTSGLIVGFFVGLLLKKI; the protein is encoded by the coding sequence TGGTTGGATTGCAATCTCTGTAGTTGTCTTAAGTGTTACAGCAATCAGTGCTTACGCTACACCAGCCGCAGCTGGCTTGATTGGTGGGTTTCTGTGGGTGATTTTAATAGTCGCACCTAACATTGGTAACAGAAAAGTCGATCAACTGAGCGCCCAACAAAATTTTGGTCAAGCCAGTAAATTAGCTAAATTTATTTCCCTGTTACATCCTGCAGATGGCTGGCGAGAACGACCAGAATTGTTACGTGCTCTAGAATTGGCGCAGAATGGGAATTTTGCTGAAGCGAGTGCAATTCTAGAGCGTCACAAAAGCGCTCAAACACCGACTGGTCGCTCTGCGATCGCAACTTTATATCAAATAGAAGGTCGTTGGGAAGACTTGTTGCTATGGGTACAGGATAATTTATCAGCTGAAACGTTACGTAAGGACTTCGATACACTAAACAGCTACTTAAGAGCGCTTGGGGAAACTGGCAACTTAAATAGTATGCTTTTAACCTGGGAACGCTACGAACGCACTTTTGAGAAAATACTTAATATAAGAACGCGAAACCTCGCACGTTTGTTTGTTTTTGCCTTTTGCGGTGAAACACAACAAGTCATGAAATTACTTAGCAGTTCGCTATTTAACTATTCTGATACTATTAAAATATTTTGGCTAGCAACGGCTGACCAAGCAGCAGGAAAAGACATAATTGCTCGCGAGCAATTTTTAAGTATAAGTGATGGCAGCGATCTTCGCATCCAAAAAGCAGTCGCAAGACGTTTATCCAATCCTGTTGTTGAAGCTGAAACGGTTTTAACTGAGAGAAGCAAACAAATTTTATCTAGAATCAGTACTGAAATGGAATCTGAAGCTAGATATAACGGTAGAGTTGGTGTTAAGCCACGCCAACCATTTGCCACCTATCTTATTATCGGTTTAAATTTACTGGTCTTTGGTCTTGAGGTGAAGCTCGGAGGAAGTACTAACCTTGATAATTTATATAATTTAGGTGCGTTAGTTCCTAAAGAAGTCGTTGCGGGAGAATGGTGGCGTTTATTCGCTGCTGCTTTTCTTCACTATGGTTTTTTGCACCTTGCACTTAATATGCTAGGTCTTTATTTGTTTGGTCGTTTGGTAGAATTTGCGATCGGACTTCCTCGATTTGTTCTGTTATATTTTACCAGTGCGATCGGCTCCATGCTAGCTGTAACCTTTATGTCACTTAAAGGTTATTCTCAGACAAATTTTGCAGTTGGTGCTTCTGGATGCGTCATGGGGCTTGTTGGTGCTTTTGCTGCTATTTTGTTACTTGACTGGCAAAGGAAAAAAACGCGCATTGCTGCTAGAAGTTTGCGAGGAATTATTACACTGATTGTTTTGCAAGTCATTTTCGATTTAACAACACCACAGATTAGTTTTGTTGGTCATACTTCTGGCTTAATTGTTGGATTTTTCGTAGGGCTGCTTTTGAAGAAAATCTAA
- a CDS encoding ATP-dependent Clp protease ATP-binding subunit yields MFEHFTSEAIKVIMLAQEEARRLGHNFVGTEQILLGLIGEGTGVAAKVLTDLGVTLKDARREVERIIGRGSGFVPPEIPFTPKVKSLFEQAFKEARSLGHNYISTEHLLLGLTEAGEGVAAKVLQNLGLDLSQVRTAVIRNLGEATSVSGSRVGSSNGQRRNQSLTLEEFGKNLTKLAKEGKLDPVVGREKEIERAVQILGRRTKNNPVLIGEPGVGKTAIAEGLAQRIVNQDIPDILQDKQVISLDMGLLVAGTRFRGDFEERLKKIMDEIRSSGNIILVIDEIHTLVGAGGTEGGMDAANILKPALARGELQCIGATTLDEYRKHIERDAALERRFQPIMIGEPSVEETIEILYGLRSAYESHHRVQISDEALVAAAKLSDRYISDRFLPDKAIDLIDEAGSRVRLRYSSNPANREIKKELARVSKSKDEAVRMQDFDKAGELRDRELELEAQLREISQNDKAVNSPIVDEEDIAQIVASWTGVPVNKLTESESELLLHLEDTLHQRLIGQEQAVTAVSRAIRRARVGLKNPNRPIASFIFSGPTGVGKTELTKALASYFFGSEDAMIRLDMSEYMERHTVSKLIGSPPGYVGFDEGGQLTEAVRRKPYTVVLFDEIEKAHPDVFNMLLQILEDGRLTDAKGRTVDFKNTLIIMTSNIGSKVIEKGGGGLGFQFADDAAEASYNRIRSLVNEELKSFFRPEFLNRLDEIIVFTQLKKDEIKQIADIMLREVASRLTEKGISLEVSDRFKERVIQEGYDPSYGARPLRRAIMRLLEDSLAEAMLSGEIAEGDTANVDVDDDGQVKVTKSQSRELLLANLG; encoded by the coding sequence ATGTTTGAACACTTCACATCTGAAGCTATAAAAGTCATTATGCTAGCCCAGGAAGAGGCGCGTCGCCTGGGGCACAACTTCGTAGGCACGGAGCAAATTCTCTTGGGTTTGATTGGCGAAGGAACAGGGGTTGCTGCCAAAGTGCTGACCGACTTGGGCGTTACTCTCAAAGATGCACGTCGCGAAGTAGAAAGAATTATTGGTCGGGGCTCTGGCTTTGTCCCCCCGGAAATTCCTTTCACTCCCAAAGTGAAAAGCCTGTTTGAGCAAGCGTTTAAGGAAGCTCGCAGTCTGGGACATAACTACATCAGTACCGAACACTTACTGTTAGGGTTGACTGAGGCTGGTGAAGGTGTCGCCGCTAAAGTCCTGCAAAATCTCGGACTGGATCTCTCACAAGTCCGTACCGCAGTGATTCGCAATTTAGGCGAAGCGACATCGGTTTCTGGAAGTCGCGTTGGTAGCAGCAACGGTCAACGCCGCAACCAGTCTCTCACTTTAGAGGAATTTGGTAAAAATCTAACCAAGCTAGCTAAAGAAGGTAAGCTCGATCCTGTTGTGGGTCGTGAGAAAGAAATTGAGCGTGCAGTTCAAATTCTGGGTCGTCGCACGAAGAACAATCCCGTTTTAATTGGCGAACCAGGAGTTGGTAAAACGGCGATCGCAGAAGGTCTCGCTCAACGTATTGTCAATCAAGATATACCTGATATTCTACAAGATAAGCAAGTCATCAGCCTCGATATGGGGTTACTGGTGGCGGGGACTCGCTTCCGTGGCGATTTTGAAGAACGCTTGAAGAAAATCATGGATGAAATTCGCTCGTCCGGTAATATCATCCTGGTGATCGATGAAATTCACACTTTAGTTGGTGCTGGTGGTACTGAAGGCGGTATGGATGCTGCGAATATCCTCAAGCCAGCACTGGCTAGAGGTGAACTCCAGTGCATTGGTGCAACAACTCTTGATGAGTATCGCAAGCACATTGAGCGTGACGCCGCTCTTGAGCGTCGTTTCCAACCGATTATGATAGGTGAACCATCGGTAGAGGAAACTATTGAAATTCTCTATGGTTTGCGTTCTGCCTACGAAAGCCACCACAGAGTTCAAATCTCTGATGAAGCGTTGGTAGCTGCAGCTAAGTTGTCAGATCGTTACATTAGCGATCGCTTTTTACCCGATAAAGCTATTGACTTGATTGATGAAGCTGGTTCTCGCGTTCGCCTTCGCTATTCTTCAAACCCCGCAAATCGCGAGATTAAGAAAGAGTTGGCAAGAGTCAGCAAATCCAAAGACGAAGCGGTTCGGATGCAAGATTTTGATAAGGCAGGGGAACTGCGCGATCGCGAGTTAGAGCTTGAGGCACAGTTAAGAGAGATATCACAAAATGATAAGGCTGTCAATAGCCCTATTGTTGATGAAGAAGATATTGCTCAAATTGTTGCTTCTTGGACTGGCGTACCCGTTAACAAGCTGACCGAATCCGAATCTGAATTACTGTTGCACTTAGAAGATACTTTACACCAGCGTTTGATCGGTCAAGAGCAAGCAGTTACTGCAGTTTCTAGAGCCATCCGTCGTGCAAGAGTTGGTTTAAAAAATCCCAACCGACCCATTGCCAGCTTTATCTTCTCCGGTCCTACGGGAGTTGGTAAGACAGAATTAACCAAAGCGTTGGCTTCCTACTTCTTTGGTTCAGAAGATGCAATGATTCGGCTAGATATGTCCGAATACATGGAGCGCCATACAGTTTCCAAGCTGATCGGTTCGCCTCCCGGTTACGTGGGATTTGACGAAGGCGGACAACTGACGGAAGCAGTACGTCGCAAACCATACACGGTAGTGCTATTTGATGAAATTGAAAAAGCACATCCCGATGTATTTAATATGCTGCTGCAAATCTTAGAAGATGGTCGCTTGACTGATGCTAAAGGTCGTACCGTAGACTTTAAGAACACGCTGATCATCATGACCTCTAACATTGGTTCCAAGGTGATTGAGAAAGGTGGCGGTGGCTTAGGCTTCCAGTTTGCAGACGATGCAGCCGAAGCAAGCTACAACCGCATCCGCAGCTTGGTAAATGAAGAATTAAAATCTTTCTTCCGTCCCGAGTTCCTCAACCGTCTTGATGAAATCATCGTCTTCACTCAGTTGAAGAAAGACGAAATCAAGCAAATTGCCGACATTATGTTGCGCGAAGTTGCCAGCCGCTTGACCGAGAAAGGAATTAGTCTGGAAGTGAGCGATCGCTTCAAAGAGCGCGTTATACAGGAAGGATATGACCCCAGTTATGGTGCTAGACCGTTACGTCGGGCAATTATGCGCCTGCTAGAAGATTCACTTGCTGAGGCTATGCTTTCCGGGGAGATTGCAGAAGGCGATACAGCCAACGTTGATGTTGATGACGACGGACAAGTAAAAGTTACGAAGTCTCAAAGTCGAGAGTTGTTACTTGCAAATCTTGGCTAA
- a CDS encoding DUF3288 family protein — protein MSAGNKEQQHPLYNRDRPIIDTLLTQEATDYNLAELARLRMRYQGFPGARDIQRDLNQILQQWGLTEEQLFEKTRQLHSLGGIYKSRGKREEEDWN, from the coding sequence ATGAGTGCAGGAAACAAAGAGCAACAGCATCCTCTCTACAATCGCGATCGCCCCATCATCGACACTTTGCTAACTCAAGAGGCTACTGATTATAATTTAGCAGAATTAGCTAGATTGCGAATGCGCTATCAAGGTTTCCCTGGTGCCAGAGACATTCAACGGGATCTAAACCAGATTTTACAGCAATGGGGTCTTACCGAAGAACAATTGTTTGAGAAAACTCGCCAGTTGCACAGCCTTGGGGGTATTTACAAGAGTCGCGGCAAACGAGAAGAAGAAGATTGGAACTAG
- a CDS encoding MlaD family protein, translating into MRSRTFREGSVGLLLLLGLGVFGLIFVWLNRVTAARNSYKAIVEFANAGGMQKGAVVRYRGVKVGRISDIRPGPNNVEVEIEIGDPNLVIPNDVKVEANQSGLISESVVDITPRTKLIPSGDSTKPLDKNCNSQVIVCNGSRLKGQIGISLDELIRTTTDLATLYTNPQFYKNVNKAVENTAVAAESVAQLSRNLNVLSKSLQQQIIGISATTGTIQRSTTQLTSSTTQTLNQISRTVGQFSGTASQFGETAREIRLTANQANKLINNLDTALGENRSSLVAALNNITETSNALRQTVSSLSPTVNRVTQGQLLQNLETLSANAAQASANLRDVTNTLNNSNNLLVLQQTLDSARVTFENTQKITSDLDELTGDPAFRQNLRQLVNGLSSLVSSTQEMQQDIRVATTLDSIKAVVHNSKTGTPPTTTKLPQMTFNIPLDSELGPVKTALPTSITFTTGTPSVDRQQIVIDDVAPKVIRSFDRLPAQPPQQLESVTTSTHSPSSQENLLKQLRQHRETRGE; encoded by the coding sequence ATGCGATCGCGAACATTTCGAGAAGGTTCTGTAGGACTATTGCTTTTACTAGGATTGGGTGTCTTCGGTCTAATTTTTGTATGGTTAAATAGAGTGACTGCTGCACGCAATTCCTATAAAGCTATTGTTGAATTTGCTAATGCTGGAGGAATGCAAAAAGGCGCAGTTGTTAGGTATCGCGGTGTGAAAGTAGGCAGAATATCCGACATTAGACCCGGTCCAAATAATGTTGAAGTGGAAATTGAAATTGGCGATCCCAACCTCGTTATTCCCAATGATGTGAAAGTTGAAGCCAATCAATCAGGGTTGATTAGTGAAAGTGTTGTTGATATTACTCCAAGAACAAAGTTGATTCCCTCTGGGGATTCTACTAAACCCTTGGACAAAAATTGCAATTCCCAGGTCATTGTTTGTAATGGTTCTCGGTTAAAAGGTCAAATTGGCATCAGTCTTGACGAACTTATTCGCACAACAACAGATTTAGCAACCCTGTACACTAATCCACAATTTTATAAAAATGTGAATAAAGCTGTGGAAAATACTGCAGTGGCGGCAGAAAGTGTTGCTCAATTGAGCCGCAACTTGAATGTTTTAAGCAAAAGCTTACAACAACAAATTATTGGTATTTCCGCAACGACAGGTACAATTCAACGCTCGACAACTCAACTGACGTCATCCACAACCCAAACCTTAAACCAAATTAGTAGAACGGTAGGGCAGTTTAGTGGTACAGCCAGTCAATTTGGTGAGACAGCGAGGGAAATCCGTTTAACGGCCAATCAAGCTAATAAACTGATTAACAACCTTGATACTGCACTTGGAGAAAACCGTTCTTCACTAGTTGCCGCGTTAAATAATATTACTGAAACTAGTAATGCGTTGCGTCAAACAGTCAGCAGCTTATCGCCTACTGTCAATCGCGTTACCCAAGGGCAATTACTGCAAAATTTAGAAACTCTCTCGGCAAACGCTGCTCAAGCGTCTGCCAACTTGCGCGATGTGACCAACACTCTCAACAATTCCAACAATTTATTGGTACTGCAACAAACTCTAGATTCTGCAAGGGTAACCTTTGAGAATACCCAGAAAATCACATCGGATTTAGACGAATTAACAGGAGATCCAGCTTTTCGGCAAAATCTCAGACAACTTGTTAATGGTTTGAGTAGCTTGGTATCTTCCACACAAGAAATGCAGCAGGATATACGTGTTGCCACAACTTTGGATTCCATCAAAGCTGTCGTTCACAATTCCAAGACTGGAACTCCCCCCACAACTACGAAGTTACCACAGATGACATTTAACATTCCGTTAGATAGCGAGCTCGGTCCCGTTAAAACTGCTTTACCAACATCAATTACCTTTACAACTGGTACTCCAAGTGTAGATCGGCAGCAAATCGTCATTGATGATGTCGCTCCTAAGGTGATAAGAAGTTTCGATCGACTCCCCGCTCAACCACCTCAACAACTCGAATCAGTTACAACGTCTACTCATTCCCCGTCATCCCAAGAAAATCTTTTAAAACAACTCAGACAGCATCGTGAGACGAGAGGGGAGTAG
- a CDS encoding ABC transporter ATP-binding protein: protein MTKPLIELKGVSKSFGSNKVLDNVDLTIDRGDALGIIGPSGTGKSTILRVIAGLLSPDEGEIYIQGERREGLIEDARDPVGIGMVFQQAALFDSLTVEENVGFLLYQHSKLPRQRVRELVNEKLEMVGLGGIGDRFPAELSGGMRKRVSFARAIMSNPDNPKDTPEVLLYDEPTAGLDPIASTVIEDLIRHLQCTQGVCGTYAIVTHQESTIRRTADRLVFLYQGKVQWQGTVSELDKTDHPLIKQFMSGSVTGPIQVIG, encoded by the coding sequence ATGACCAAACCATTAATTGAACTAAAAGGCGTTTCAAAGTCTTTTGGTAGCAATAAAGTACTAGATAATGTAGATTTGACGATTGACCGAGGAGATGCACTGGGAATTATTGGTCCTAGCGGTACTGGTAAGTCAACAATTCTACGAGTTATTGCTGGATTGCTTTCTCCCGATGAAGGAGAGATTTACATACAAGGAGAACGAAGAGAGGGTTTGATTGAAGATGCTAGAGATCCAGTTGGTATTGGTATGGTATTTCAACAAGCAGCATTGTTTGATTCTTTGACAGTTGAGGAAAATGTAGGTTTTTTACTCTATCAACACTCAAAACTTCCCCGTCAGAGGGTTCGAGAACTGGTTAATGAAAAATTAGAAATGGTTGGGTTGGGGGGAATAGGCGACCGTTTTCCAGCCGAACTTTCTGGGGGTATGAGAAAACGGGTTAGTTTCGCTCGTGCTATCATGTCTAATCCCGATAACCCTAAAGACACTCCAGAAGTTTTGCTATACGATGAACCAACAGCCGGATTAGATCCCATTGCTTCTACGGTGATAGAAGATTTAATCCGGCATTTGCAATGTACACAAGGAGTTTGTGGTACTTATGCTATTGTAACTCACCAAGAGAGCACTATTCGTCGCACGGCTGATAGATTGGTGTTTCTCTATCAAGGTAAAGTGCAATGGCAAGGTACAGTGAGTGAATTGGATAAAACAGACCATCCTTTGATTAAACAGTTTATGAGCGGGAGTGTAACTGGACCAATTCAGGTTATTGGCTAG
- a CDS encoding phytoene desaturase family protein, with translation MENLDVIVIGSGIGGLTAAALLARYGKRVVVCESHTVPGGAAHSFKRRGFEFDSGPSFYCGLTGAKSLNPVKQVLDALGESLQTVAYDPLGHYHLPNISFPVYSNAERYCEEIAKTTPQGAKEWKRFADRLLPLYEAMKDIPSLALRADWQLVPVLVGQYLPSLLKMLPNLLLVQSSVGNVMDATVKDPWVRQLIDLECFLLSGLKAHGTIAPEVAFMLGERSRTRVEYPIGGSGAIVNALVRGFQRWGGELLLGHHVERILVETCGSKTEDDETNYPVQQERRHYGASPRKVTGVRLKNGQTLKAPVVISNASLWNTYSHLLQPEDLPSSFCQTALGTPAVDSFMHLHLGIHAGDLENLTGHHVVVLDGDRDMTAPGNTCMISIPSVWDATLAPEGHHVVHAYTLEPFTGWERNDSYEQNKQSKAQALYRALERIIPNIRERVVLELIGTPLTHAYYLRRYRGTYGPAIEAGKGMFPGPQTPIPGLYRVGDSTMPGIGVPAVAASGILCANTLVMPRQTQELLKNL, from the coding sequence ATGGAAAATCTTGATGTCATAGTCATTGGAAGTGGTATCGGCGGGTTAACTGCTGCTGCATTACTTGCTCGTTATGGTAAGCGGGTCGTTGTTTGTGAAAGCCACACAGTTCCGGGAGGCGCTGCACATAGCTTTAAACGACGGGGGTTTGAATTTGATTCTGGCCCTTCATTCTATTGTGGGCTGACTGGTGCCAAGAGTTTAAATCCTGTCAAACAGGTTTTAGACGCTTTGGGTGAATCTTTACAAACTGTAGCTTATGACCCCCTCGGTCATTATCACTTGCCAAATATTTCTTTTCCGGTTTATAGCAATGCAGAACGTTATTGTGAAGAAATAGCCAAAACGACACCCCAAGGTGCTAAGGAGTGGAAGCGGTTTGCAGACCGCTTGCTACCTTTATACGAGGCGATGAAAGATATTCCTTCTTTGGCTTTAAGGGCTGATTGGCAGTTAGTACCCGTCTTAGTTGGGCAGTACTTACCGTCTTTATTGAAAATGTTACCTAACCTGCTGCTCGTGCAATCTTCTGTAGGTAATGTGATGGATGCAACAGTAAAAGATCCTTGGGTAAGGCAGCTGATCGATTTGGAATGTTTTTTATTATCTGGTTTAAAGGCACATGGCACTATTGCTCCTGAGGTCGCTTTCATGTTGGGTGAACGTTCCCGTACTCGTGTGGAGTATCCCATCGGTGGAAGTGGCGCAATCGTCAACGCTTTGGTTCGAGGATTCCAGCGTTGGGGTGGTGAATTGTTATTGGGTCATCATGTCGAGCGAATTCTTGTAGAAACTTGTGGTTCCAAGACGGAAGATGATGAAACAAACTACCCAGTACAACAAGAGCGGAGGCATTATGGAGCATCTCCACGTAAGGTTACTGGTGTGCGCCTCAAAAACGGTCAAACTCTCAAAGCACCCGTGGTTATTTCCAATGCCAGTCTTTGGAATACATACTCTCATCTGCTACAACCTGAAGATTTGCCTTCATCTTTCTGCCAAACAGCTTTAGGTACACCGGCTGTTGACAGTTTTATGCACTTGCATTTAGGCATTCATGCTGGGGATTTAGAAAATTTAACAGGGCATCATGTCGTTGTTCTTGATGGCGATCGAGATATGACAGCACCCGGAAATACCTGTATGATATCTATTCCTAGCGTATGGGATGCAACGCTAGCACCAGAAGGTCATCATGTCGTTCATGCCTATACTTTGGAACCTTTTACTGGGTGGGAACGGAATGATAGTTACGAACAAAATAAGCAATCAAAAGCACAAGCTTTATATCGAGCCTTAGAGCGAATTATCCCAAATATCAGGGAACGTGTCGTGTTAGAACTGATTGGCACACCTTTAACTCACGCTTATTATTTGCGGAGGTATCGCGGAACTTACGGTCCAGCCATTGAAGCGGGTAAGGGGATGTTTCCAGGACCGCAAACACCAATACCAGGTTTGTACCGAGTCGGTGATAGTACGATGCCTGGAATTGGTGTGCCAGCTGTAGCAGCGTCTGGTATTTTGTGCGCGAACACACTCGTTATGCCACGGCAAACACAGGAGTTATTGAAAAATTTATAA
- a CDS encoding peptidoglycan-binding domain-containing protein translates to MTAGNQVTASAQLNKPVLKEGSKGEVVKELQKLLLQYGAFVFLGPDGACVFPGEEVIDGVFGAKTKNAVILFQGKVFLAQDGVVGNKTWQALFKGAPVDMPILKKGSKGEVVKKVQERLSLAGDYNGAIDGDFGSGTETAVKSLQKRTGLPVDGIIGDRTWFELSKVNTVFC, encoded by the coding sequence ATGACTGCTGGTAATCAAGTAACTGCTTCTGCTCAACTTAACAAGCCAGTTCTTAAAGAAGGTTCTAAAGGTGAAGTTGTAAAAGAACTACAAAAGTTGTTATTACAATATGGTGCTTTTGTATTTCTTGGTCCTGATGGTGCTTGTGTATTTCCTGGTGAAGAAGTTATTGACGGCGTATTTGGTGCTAAGACGAAAAATGCAGTCATTCTCTTTCAAGGTAAGGTTTTTCTTGCACAAGATGGAGTTGTTGGCAACAAGACTTGGCAAGCACTTTTTAAAGGTGCGCCTGTTGATATGCCAATTCTGAAAAAAGGTAGCAAGGGTGAAGTCGTTAAGAAAGTGCAAGAAAGACTGTCACTCGCGGGTGACTATAACGGTGCTATTGATGGTGACTTTGGTAGTGGGACAGAAACTGCAGTAAAATCCTTGCAAAAACGTACTGGATTGCCTGTAGATGGAATTATCGGCGATCGCACTTGGTTCGAGTTAAGCAAAGTCAATACTGTGTTCTGCTAA